A part of Lacibacter sp. H407 genomic DNA contains:
- a CDS encoding peptide ligase PGM1-related protein, whose protein sequence is MPNIIQQHPHTAIAPASVHTLSANEKELFNKLKDQLGEQFRTTFPDKLAAKTVVVIPSLTLDHTILSKVKGHVFYEERLLCLLMLLRMPRTRVIYVTSVPIDPAIIDYYLHLLPGITGYHARQRLTLLSCFDSSSVPLTEKILNRPRLIERIRNHIDPHAPAHITCFNVTEYEQSLALKLNIPIYGCDPDLNYLGTKSAGRKLFKSLNIRTPDGFEDVKNKTEVIDCLVLLKQRHPALQKAVVKMNDGFSGEGNAVFSYKNAPADDSLYSWISEHLDEQLKIVAANLTSEVFFQKFEEMEGIVEEFLEAELVTSPSVQCRINPLGNVTVLSTHDQMLGGDNNQIFLGATFPADKAYATEIGRLGHRIAEGMKELGVLGRFGIDFMSTKTGDSFTHYALEINLRKGGTTHPYLMLQFLTEGDYDPEKGEYFMPDGKKRYYFTTDNLQRDCYKGLTPHDLIEIAMINGLHYSNALEEGVMFHLISALSQYGKVGLVSIGSTPERAVEYYNKVVEVLNNECE, encoded by the coding sequence ATGCCCAACATTATTCAGCAACACCCGCACACAGCAATTGCACCTGCATCGGTGCATACACTTTCTGCAAATGAGAAAGAGCTATTCAACAAACTGAAAGATCAACTCGGTGAACAATTCAGAACAACGTTCCCTGATAAACTGGCTGCAAAAACTGTTGTGGTCATTCCAAGCCTTACGCTCGATCATACCATCCTTTCAAAAGTAAAAGGACATGTGTTTTATGAAGAGCGTTTGCTTTGCTTACTGATGTTGCTGCGTATGCCCCGTACACGTGTTATTTATGTAACCAGTGTACCGATCGATCCTGCAATTATTGACTACTACCTGCATCTGTTACCCGGCATTACAGGTTATCACGCAAGGCAACGGCTTACTTTATTGAGTTGCTTTGATTCTTCATCTGTTCCACTCACTGAAAAAATTTTGAACAGGCCTCGTTTGATCGAACGGATCAGAAATCATATTGACCCGCATGCGCCTGCGCATATCACTTGTTTTAATGTTACGGAATATGAACAATCGCTTGCATTGAAATTGAATATTCCCATCTATGGTTGCGATCCTGATCTGAATTACTTAGGAACTAAAAGTGCAGGCAGGAAATTATTCAAATCGCTAAACATCCGTACACCCGATGGTTTTGAAGATGTAAAAAATAAAACTGAAGTGATCGATTGTCTTGTGCTGCTGAAACAACGCCACCCCGCATTACAGAAAGCGGTTGTAAAAATGAATGATGGTTTTTCCGGTGAAGGTAACGCCGTGTTTTCTTACAAGAATGCACCTGCCGATGATTCATTGTATAGCTGGATCAGCGAACATCTTGATGAACAATTGAAAATTGTTGCAGCAAATCTTACAAGTGAAGTGTTCTTTCAAAAGTTTGAAGAAATGGAAGGCATTGTGGAAGAATTTCTGGAAGCAGAACTTGTTACATCACCTTCTGTACAATGCCGTATTAACCCGTTGGGTAATGTGACTGTATTATCAACACACGATCAAATGCTTGGCGGCGATAATAACCAGATCTTTTTAGGTGCTACTTTTCCTGCTGATAAAGCCTATGCAACAGAAATTGGTCGCTTGGGCCATCGCATTGCAGAAGGTATGAAAGAGTTGGGTGTTCTTGGACGATTCGGGATTGATTTCATGAGTACAAAAACAGGCGATAGCTTTACTCATTACGCACTTGAGATCAACTTACGAAAAGGCGGCACCACACACCCCTATCTCATGTTGCAATTTTTAACTGAAGGAGATTATGATCCTGAAAAAGGAGAATACTTTATGCCCGATGGAAAGAAGCGCTATTATTTTACAACAGATAATTTGCAACGTGATTGCTACAAAGGTCTTACTCCACACGACCTGATTGAAATTGCAATGATCAATGGCTTACACTACAGCAATGCGTTGGAAGAAGGTGTGATGTTTCACTTGATCAGTGCGTTGTCGCAATACGGAAAAGTAGGACTTGTTTCCATTGGCAGCACACCTGAACGGGCCGTTGAATATTACAATAAAGTAGTAGAAGTATTGAACAATGAATGTGAATGA
- a CDS encoding LiaF transmembrane domain-containing protein has translation MGTNNRSNEKWIGLTILGVGVLILLRNLNLPIPTVFFSWPMILIAIGLVVALKDNFKGNSWIILMGLGAFFLFIKTHPEWNLRIFIAPAILIAIGLSFLFRRKGGFIIDKRKDSITTETIPYTTDSSTSGTTAVEDEDKIDVAAVFGAVKRNVYSKNFKGGESVAVFGGSEINLAHADFNGTVKLEVVNVFGGTTLFVPAHWQIRSEVVAIFGAIEDKRQRPAGVSTDKILVIEGFVMFGGIDIKSI, from the coding sequence ATGGGAACAAACAATAGATCAAACGAAAAGTGGATCGGGTTAACAATACTTGGAGTAGGTGTACTGATTCTGTTACGCAATCTCAATCTTCCGATTCCAACGGTTTTCTTCTCCTGGCCAATGATCTTAATTGCTATCGGCTTAGTGGTAGCACTGAAGGATAATTTTAAAGGGAATTCGTGGATCATCCTGATGGGATTGGGTGCCTTCTTCCTGTTTATAAAAACACATCCGGAATGGAACCTGCGTATATTCATTGCACCGGCTATTCTCATTGCGATTGGCTTAAGTTTTTTGTTCCGCAGGAAAGGCGGGTTCATTATTGATAAGCGAAAAGATTCCATTACAACGGAAACGATTCCTTATACAACCGATAGTTCCACTTCCGGAACCACTGCTGTTGAAGACGAAGATAAGATTGATGTGGCAGCAGTTTTTGGAGCGGTAAAACGAAATGTGTATTCAAAGAATTTCAAAGGAGGCGAATCAGTGGCTGTGTTTGGTGGTTCTGAAATTAACCTGGCCCATGCTGATTTTAACGGCACAGTAAAACTGGAAGTGGTGAATGTTTTTGGAGGCACTACCTTATTTGTTCCGGCGCATTGGCAAATACGTAGCGAAGTAGTGGCCATTTTTGGTGCCATTGAAGATAAGCGTCAGCGACCTGCCGGCGTAAGTACAGATAAAATATTAGTGATCGAAGGCTTTGTGATGTTTGGCGGCATTGATATCAAATCGATCTGA
- a CDS encoding DUF4288 domain-containing protein — protein sequence MNWYLVKMVFQIICGNGKHTAQFEEQLRLIQAADANGAVNKATLLGKKEEQMFFNHAQQTVCWKLIAVTDIYPFNAELDGAEIFSRISEEEQAASFIHTMQMRSTDVAERIAGIYQS from the coding sequence ATGAACTGGTATCTAGTTAAAATGGTTTTTCAAATCATTTGCGGTAATGGAAAACATACAGCACAGTTTGAAGAACAATTACGTTTAATTCAGGCTGCTGATGCAAACGGAGCTGTAAACAAAGCAACGCTGCTTGGGAAAAAGGAAGAGCAAATGTTCTTCAATCATGCGCAACAAACTGTTTGCTGGAAACTGATCGCTGTCACCGACATCTATCCGTTTAATGCAGAGCTGGATGGAGCAGAAATTTTTTCACGTATCAGTGAAGAAGAACAAGCTGCATCGTTTATACATACGATGCAGATGCGGTCGACTGATGTTGCGGAACGCATCGCCGGTATTTATCAATCCTAA